A region from the Cellvibrio sp. PSBB006 genome encodes:
- a CDS encoding MFS transporter: MTHKPHLTFWQIWNMCFGFIGIQFGFALQNANVSRIFQILGASIDDIPILWVAAPITGLLIQPIIGYMSDKTWGRFGRRRPYLLCGAVLASLALFVMPNSSTLWIAAGMLWIMDASLNIALGPSIALVGDMLPEEQRSSGFSMQSFFIGVSAVVASALPWILTNGFGVANVASEGAVPPSVIYAFYIGGGIMLASIAWAVHSTPEYSPEQLVALKERREARRPRQAQVDYHIKFFHSGAWFLVVGCVGMLIISTWQLDEKLYVLGVGLALFGIIQIGAGLLRRHGRTDNGIYQVTQDLLRMPRTMQQLAVVQFLTWFALFSMWIYGTAAVTSFHYGATDTTTSLYSAGADWVGVLFAAYNGFAALAAIAIPMMVRRSNRKITHMINLCLGALALASFLWIRDPRWLLLSMLAMGFAWASILSMPYAILSCSLPPEKMGVYAGLFNFFIVIPQILASSVLALIVNKVFGGQTIYAMVLAGVFMLLAAIAMFFVQDEGETNGVIAL, translated from the coding sequence ATGACCCACAAGCCACACCTGACTTTCTGGCAAATCTGGAATATGTGCTTTGGCTTTATTGGTATTCAATTTGGTTTTGCCTTGCAGAATGCCAATGTCAGCCGCATATTCCAAATTCTCGGTGCCTCCATCGATGATATCCCCATCCTGTGGGTAGCCGCGCCCATTACCGGTTTATTGATCCAGCCCATCATCGGTTATATGAGCGATAAAACCTGGGGCCGCTTCGGGCGACGCCGGCCTTATTTGCTGTGTGGTGCCGTGCTGGCCAGCCTTGCGCTGTTTGTTATGCCCAATTCCTCCACCCTGTGGATCGCCGCCGGGATGTTGTGGATCATGGATGCCTCACTCAACATTGCACTGGGTCCTTCGATTGCCTTGGTGGGCGATATGCTGCCGGAGGAACAACGCTCCAGCGGCTTTTCCATGCAGAGTTTTTTTATCGGTGTCAGTGCGGTGGTAGCCTCGGCCTTACCCTGGATATTGACCAACGGTTTTGGCGTGGCCAATGTCGCCAGCGAAGGTGCGGTCCCGCCCTCGGTGATTTATGCATTTTATATTGGCGGCGGAATAATGTTGGCGTCCATCGCCTGGGCGGTTCACTCAACACCGGAATACAGCCCTGAACAACTGGTCGCGCTCAAAGAGCGTCGTGAAGCGCGTCGACCGAGACAGGCGCAGGTTGATTACCACATAAAATTTTTTCACAGCGGCGCATGGTTTCTCGTTGTCGGCTGTGTCGGGATGCTGATCATTTCCACCTGGCAGCTTGATGAAAAACTCTATGTATTAGGCGTGGGTCTGGCACTCTTCGGCATTATCCAAATCGGCGCGGGGCTGCTGCGCCGACACGGGCGAACCGATAATGGCATTTATCAGGTCACTCAGGATTTATTGCGTATGCCCAGGACGATGCAACAATTGGCCGTGGTGCAGTTCCTGACCTGGTTCGCGTTATTTTCCATGTGGATTTATGGCACGGCCGCTGTCACGTCATTTCATTACGGCGCAACAGACACCACCACCAGTCTCTACAGCGCGGGCGCCGATTGGGTCGGGGTACTTTTTGCGGCCTATAACGGCTTTGCTGCACTGGCTGCGATTGCCATCCCCATGATGGTGCGACGCAGCAATCGCAAGATCACCCACATGATTAATTTATGTCTGGGCGCATTGGCCCTGGCTTCATTTCTGTGGATCAGAGACCCGCGCTGGTTGTTATTGTCGATGCTGGCCATGGGTTTTGCCTGGGCATCCATATTGTCCATGCCCTATGCCATTCTCTCCTGTTCACTGCCACCGGAAAAAATGGGCGTCTACGCCGGATTGTTTAACTTTTTTATTGTGATTCCACAAATCCTGGCATCCAGTGTGCTGGCTTTGATTGTCAATAAGGTCTTCGGCGGGCAGACGATCTATGCGATGGTGCTGGCCGGCGTATTTATGTTACTCGCAGCTATTGCAATGTTCTTTGTGCAGGACGAAGGTGAAACAAACGGCGTAATTGCGCTCTAA
- a CDS encoding RT0821/Lpp0805 family surface protein, with product MKKAAILLGFVGLMLLSWTGNAANVSFLKNSLLQQLTDEDITSLKQDVTQVLNKTPDQKIIRWRSANNKIQVQILPKLSFMEGSRECRRTLFKFTADQRRAEHYRFDICKDSAGRWHISDSLMRQTTDSDWSLLEDTVKEVLESDKDNRIPASWFNPDSKHSGVVVPISVLSHEGKFCRELAISIINAKGGTMDGHYTFCKVNGEWARLAR from the coding sequence ATGAAAAAAGCTGCCATTTTGCTGGGCTTCGTTGGCCTTATGCTGCTGTCCTGGACGGGTAACGCCGCCAACGTCAGCTTCCTTAAAAACTCCTTGCTACAGCAACTGACTGATGAGGACATCACCTCCCTCAAACAGGATGTCACACAGGTACTTAACAAAACACCGGACCAGAAGATTATTCGCTGGCGCTCAGCCAACAATAAAATCCAGGTGCAGATATTGCCCAAGCTGTCTTTTATGGAGGGCTCACGGGAGTGCCGCCGCACCTTGTTCAAGTTTACAGCTGATCAGCGCCGCGCTGAACATTATCGTTTTGATATCTGCAAAGATAGCGCGGGCCGCTGGCACATTAGCGATTCATTGATGCGTCAAACCACAGACAGCGATTGGTCATTGCTGGAAGATACGGTCAAGGAAGTATTGGAGTCCGATAAGGACAATCGCATCCCTGCATCATGGTTTAATCCGGATAGTAAACATTCCGGTGTCGTGGTGCCGATCAGCGTGTTATCCCACGAAGGAAAATTTTGCCGCGAACTGGCTATCAGCATTATTAACGCCAAAGGCGGCACCATGGATGGCCATTACACCTTTTGCAAAGTTAATGGCGAGTGGGCGCGGCTAGCCCGTTAA
- a CDS encoding glycoside hydrolase family 3 N-terminal domain-containing protein: MSLSISLAPADQPLYKDSTKPIDARVNDLITRMTLEEKVAQLQAVWLKRQELETDAGVFTPAKAKDILGSGIGQIARPAENKAPVSPNKTPEQTIAFVNAAQRWLIENTRLGIPVIFHEEALHGHAGRDATSFPQAIAMASTWDTQLVESIYKVSAQEIRRRGGTQALTPILDVARDPRWGRIEETMGEDPYLVAALGVAGVKGFQGDELGRIGPDRVIATLKHLAGHGEPVGGLNTAPAPVGERLLREVFLFPFEAAVKLGGARSVMASYNEIDGVPSHANGKLLNDILRGEWGFEGALVSDYFAIKELVTRHQLSDSLEDAALLALNAGVDVEMPDGETFPLLVQAVNDGKLGEAVIDQAVARVLHEKFLLGLFENPYTDPAGAEAFIGNDQHRQLAQQAAEKAMVLLKNDNNLLPLDSRKVKSIALIGPHVDEVLLGGYSDVPEHAVSILQGLQEYLGEDINIRHEKGTLLTMNAWDQGADSVAANSFSKERWHTDEVVLATSKDTAGMIKKAVAAAKKSDVAIVVVGDNEATSREAWAETHLGDRTSLELVGEQQALVDAVLATGKPTVVLLINGRPLSISKIAREAPAIIEGWYLGQETGHAVARVLFGDVNPGGKLPVSIPRSVGHIPAYYNHKPSAKRGYAFTETSALYPFGHGLSYTQFTYSDLKVNKASAKAGDVVDISLTLTNSGTRDGDEVVQLYIRDPIASLTRPVKELKGFQRVHVKAKDSVKVTFSLAVNQLGFYDQHMRYVVEPGKVELMLGSSSGDIRLNSEFTIVGKTVDVSSNKAYLSLSTVSQP, encoded by the coding sequence ATGAGCCTATCCATATCTCTTGCTCCGGCTGATCAGCCGCTGTACAAAGACTCAACCAAACCTATCGATGCCCGCGTCAATGATTTGATCACGCGCATGACGCTCGAAGAAAAAGTCGCACAGTTGCAGGCCGTGTGGCTCAAGCGTCAGGAGCTTGAAACTGATGCCGGGGTTTTTACCCCTGCCAAAGCGAAAGATATTTTGGGGTCGGGAATCGGACAAATTGCGCGTCCGGCAGAAAATAAAGCGCCGGTTTCGCCCAACAAAACACCAGAGCAGACCATCGCGTTTGTCAATGCCGCGCAGCGATGGCTAATTGAAAATACCCGTCTGGGCATTCCTGTCATTTTCCACGAAGAAGCCTTGCACGGACACGCAGGTCGCGATGCCACCAGTTTTCCTCAAGCCATCGCCATGGCCAGTACCTGGGACACGCAACTTGTTGAAAGCATCTATAAAGTATCGGCCCAGGAAATTCGTCGACGCGGCGGCACCCAGGCGTTAACACCCATCCTTGATGTGGCACGCGATCCGCGTTGGGGGCGCATTGAAGAAACCATGGGCGAAGATCCCTATTTGGTTGCAGCCTTGGGCGTAGCCGGGGTTAAGGGTTTTCAAGGCGATGAGCTCGGGCGTATCGGGCCGGATCGTGTGATCGCAACCCTCAAACACCTCGCGGGTCATGGCGAGCCCGTGGGCGGCCTGAATACAGCGCCGGCCCCGGTCGGAGAGCGTTTATTGCGCGAAGTTTTTCTGTTTCCATTTGAGGCGGCGGTCAAGCTCGGTGGTGCGCGTAGTGTGATGGCTTCCTACAACGAAATTGACGGTGTGCCGTCACATGCTAACGGTAAATTGCTCAATGATATCTTGCGCGGTGAATGGGGTTTTGAGGGCGCGCTGGTGAGCGACTATTTTGCGATTAAGGAATTGGTAACGCGTCATCAGTTATCCGACAGTCTGGAAGATGCCGCTCTTCTCGCACTCAATGCCGGCGTCGATGTGGAGATGCCGGACGGTGAAACCTTTCCTCTATTGGTCCAGGCAGTTAACGACGGTAAATTGGGTGAGGCGGTTATCGATCAGGCCGTCGCACGCGTGTTGCACGAAAAATTTCTATTAGGTTTGTTTGAGAACCCCTACACCGATCCGGCTGGCGCTGAAGCATTTATTGGTAACGATCAGCATCGTCAGCTGGCACAACAAGCGGCAGAAAAGGCGATGGTGTTATTGAAAAATGACAACAACTTGCTGCCTCTGGATAGCCGCAAAGTGAAATCCATCGCGTTGATCGGTCCCCATGTCGATGAAGTATTGCTTGGCGGTTACAGCGATGTGCCCGAACACGCGGTCAGTATTTTACAGGGGCTGCAGGAATATCTTGGCGAGGATATTAACATTCGCCATGAAAAAGGCACCTTGTTGACAATGAATGCCTGGGATCAGGGAGCCGATTCTGTTGCCGCCAACTCCTTCTCGAAAGAACGCTGGCACACCGATGAGGTGGTGTTAGCCACGTCGAAAGACACGGCGGGCATGATTAAAAAAGCGGTTGCCGCTGCGAAAAAAAGTGATGTGGCTATTGTTGTTGTCGGTGATAACGAAGCGACCTCCCGCGAGGCCTGGGCGGAAACCCATCTCGGTGATCGCACAAGTCTTGAATTGGTTGGTGAGCAGCAGGCGTTGGTTGATGCCGTACTGGCGACTGGCAAGCCGACTGTGGTGTTACTGATTAACGGGCGTCCGTTATCTATCAGCAAGATTGCCAGGGAAGCGCCGGCCATTATTGAAGGCTGGTATCTCGGGCAAGAGACAGGTCATGCAGTTGCGCGCGTCCTGTTTGGTGATGTGAACCCCGGCGGTAAATTACCCGTCAGCATTCCCCGTTCTGTCGGCCACATCCCTGCTTATTACAACCACAAGCCCTCAGCCAAGCGCGGTTATGCTTTTACCGAAACCAGTGCGCTTTATCCCTTTGGTCACGGCCTGAGTTACACACAATTTACTTACAGCGACCTGAAGGTCAATAAAGCTTCAGCCAAAGCAGGTGATGTGGTGGATATCAGCTTGACGCTGACCAACAGTGGCACGCGTGATGGTGATGAAGTGGTACAGTTATATATACGCGACCCCATTGCAAGCCTGACGCGCCCGGTAAAAGAATTAAAAGGTTTTCAGCGCGTGCATGTCAAAGCGAAAGACAGCGTCAAAGTAACCTTCTCGCTCGCGGTTAATCAACTGGGCTTTTATGATCAACACATGCGGTACGTCGTTGAACCAGGCAAAGTTGAATTGATGCTCGGCAGCTCATCAGGCGATATACGCCTTAACAGCGAATTTACTATTGTTGGTAAAACAGTAGACGTCAGCAGCAACAAAGCGTATTTGAGTTTATCAACGGTGTCGCAACCTTAA
- a CDS encoding sigma-54-dependent Fis family transcriptional regulator, translating to MNNITVISCGDSDHNDLAEDLCLLLSQENFSATCVAPENFLIKPTHSEPHFFIYILDTFLRETTFCFTPIIEQLAQNKQAINIGLISQQQHSLHSELIHLFHDILFWPCSAREISTRLQRFDQPQHAVTENSSLLDTFAGLNLVGQSPMFVDTLQLIQKISRCHAPVLICGETGTGKENAARAVHYLSERREHGFIPINCAAIPDELFESELFGHEKGAFTDAKNSQAGLVALADGGTLFLDEVDSLTPKAQAALLRFLQTREYRPLGGRDTRQADVRILAATNANLPQRVEQKIFREDLFYRLNVLTVVMPSLRERKEDIPLIAKALLYKFSEEYRTTTKQLSGQFIHHLMQQPWPGNVRELENTLLRAFLLSSDTVLNSTAGAYAHGSPAPGSSAINAQDMVHTINPQLSFQDAKAEVITQFEEQYLKQVLSIAEGNVSAAARIAGKERRALGKLIRKYRIDKSLYQSAPAF from the coding sequence ATGAATAACATCACTGTTATCTCTTGTGGTGATAGCGACCACAATGACCTCGCCGAAGATCTATGTTTACTCCTGAGTCAGGAAAATTTTTCAGCCACGTGTGTAGCGCCTGAAAATTTTTTAATAAAACCGACACATTCAGAGCCTCACTTTTTTATTTATATCCTCGATACATTTTTACGCGAAACAACGTTCTGCTTCACACCGATCATTGAACAGCTCGCTCAAAATAAACAGGCGATAAATATCGGGCTTATCAGTCAGCAACAACACTCACTCCACTCGGAATTAATCCATTTATTTCACGACATCCTTTTCTGGCCATGCAGCGCTCGGGAAATCAGCACCCGCCTTCAGCGATTTGATCAGCCACAGCATGCCGTAACAGAAAACAGTAGTCTGCTCGACACATTTGCCGGCTTAAACCTGGTGGGCCAATCGCCAATGTTTGTTGACACATTGCAATTAATTCAAAAAATTTCCCGCTGTCATGCACCGGTATTAATTTGCGGCGAGACGGGCACAGGCAAGGAAAATGCAGCCCGGGCAGTCCATTATCTAAGCGAGCGACGGGAACACGGTTTTATTCCCATTAACTGCGCTGCCATTCCAGACGAATTATTTGAAAGTGAGCTTTTTGGCCATGAAAAAGGCGCTTTTACCGATGCCAAAAATAGCCAGGCCGGCCTGGTTGCTCTGGCTGATGGCGGAACACTTTTTCTGGATGAAGTCGACAGCCTGACACCCAAAGCGCAAGCCGCATTGTTACGTTTTTTGCAAACCCGCGAATATCGTCCACTCGGCGGCCGCGATACCCGCCAGGCAGATGTGCGGATTCTGGCTGCAACCAACGCTAACCTTCCACAGCGAGTAGAACAAAAAATATTTCGCGAAGACTTATTTTATCGACTCAATGTGCTGACCGTCGTTATGCCATCGTTGCGCGAACGCAAAGAGGACATTCCATTAATTGCCAAAGCATTGCTCTATAAATTCTCCGAAGAATATCGCACCACAACCAAACAGTTGTCCGGACAATTCATTCACCATCTTATGCAGCAACCCTGGCCGGGCAATGTCAGGGAATTGGAAAACACGCTGCTGCGTGCCTTTTTATTATCATCAGATACTGTGTTGAATTCGACTGCCGGGGCGTATGCACATGGATCACCCGCTCCCGGAAGTTCAGCGATCAATGCACAAGATATGGTTCATACCATTAACCCCCAGCTTAGCTTCCAGGATGCCAAGGCAGAGGTGATAACCCAGTTTGAGGAGCAGTATCTCAAACAGGTGCTATCTATCGCCGAAGGAAATGTGTCAGCGGCGGCCCGCATTGCGGGGAAAGAACGGCGGGCCTTGGGAAAATTAATTCGCAAATACCGAATCGATAAAAGCCTGTATCAATCTGCACCGGCTTTTTAA
- a CDS encoding cyclopropane-fatty-acyl-phospholipid synthase family protein codes for MSKKSVLSSRKADRHDLYQRSVQAADVEVAFIEKAFKKYRKRKPYSMREDFCGTALLSCTWAASHKQRRATGVDIDPAVLTWATQHNLTPLADAGERVTLLQQDVRFPLKEKFDLINAFNFSYWIFKDRSTLRDYFASVKRSLVEDGVFMLDLYGGWEAHQAVRTKRSIGRGCKYVWDQGEVDPITHDVVNHIHFEFKDGSRLKKAFTYEWRFWSLAEIRELLHEAGFAEVIVYWQDEGDYVIRKTSENQPLWLVYLVALV; via the coding sequence GTGAGTAAAAAATCTGTATTGTCTTCCAGGAAAGCTGATCGTCACGATTTGTACCAGCGCAGTGTGCAAGCGGCTGATGTAGAAGTAGCCTTTATCGAAAAAGCATTTAAAAAATATCGCAAACGTAAACCCTACAGTATGCGTGAAGATTTTTGCGGAACGGCGCTGTTAAGTTGTACCTGGGCGGCGAGCCATAAACAGCGTCGCGCTACCGGGGTGGATATTGACCCTGCCGTCTTGACATGGGCCACGCAGCATAATCTCACGCCCTTGGCTGATGCCGGCGAACGCGTCACGCTGCTGCAACAGGATGTGCGCTTTCCACTTAAAGAAAAATTCGATCTTATCAATGCGTTTAATTTCAGTTATTGGATCTTTAAAGATCGCAGCACCTTGCGCGATTATTTCGCCAGTGTTAAGCGTTCATTGGTGGAAGACGGTGTGTTTATGCTGGATCTGTATGGTGGCTGGGAGGCGCACCAGGCCGTGCGAACCAAGCGGTCAATCGGGCGCGGGTGTAAATATGTGTGGGATCAGGGCGAGGTTGATCCTATTACCCACGATGTGGTGAATCATATTCATTTTGAATTTAAAGATGGCTCGCGGCTGAAGAAAGCCTTTACCTATGAATGGCGCTTCTGGAGTCTGGCAGAAATTCGCGAACTCTTACACGAAGCCGGTTTTGCTGAGGTTATTGTGTATTGGCAGGATGAGGGCGATTACGTTATTCGCAAAACCAGTGAAAACCAACCCTTATGGTTGGTTTACCTGGTGGCTTTAGTTTAA
- a CDS encoding TonB family protein: protein MLFGKSYRKFFSARLWFLLLALSGAAQAEPLLNGISLHKELGRDQFWGALYTELLSSDAEVLLSSPVAKRMELKILAPEGMTLRRFSRMWIEGAAINNPSAVLMAQADNMVLFDGFFGGRFETNDHIVLSVVPGQGVDVVVNNTLLGNVPDDNFFALLLRSWLGRVPLSSGYRDDLLLMGDIDPNLRHRYLHLEPRLSRIAVVENWLKEKSTDPADEPEVTVAAAPALAPTLKPKIEDKPRVEKPAPIPVPAPIIVASTPPATQQPVKPEPVKKAVATIVAPEKENAEEERATITSQTLLARQFYISEVLGTIYARVSYPRRAQQLQQAGSVKFNLVIDDQGNIKSLKPIETSDYVLLNKAAEEAVKDAAPFPPLPEVLASSELELFVPIKFSLGNPS from the coding sequence ATGTTGTTTGGTAAATCATATCGCAAATTCTTCAGTGCACGGCTGTGGTTTCTGTTGCTGGCGTTATCCGGTGCGGCACAGGCGGAGCCTTTGTTAAACGGGATTTCCCTGCACAAGGAATTAGGACGCGACCAATTCTGGGGTGCACTTTATACCGAACTATTAAGCAGCGATGCCGAAGTCTTGTTGAGCAGCCCGGTTGCCAAACGTATGGAGCTGAAAATCCTCGCACCGGAAGGCATGACCTTGCGACGTTTCAGTCGGATGTGGATAGAGGGGGCGGCGATTAATAACCCCTCGGCCGTGTTAATGGCGCAGGCGGATAACATGGTGTTGTTCGATGGTTTTTTTGGCGGCCGCTTTGAAACTAATGACCACATCGTGCTCAGTGTTGTGCCGGGCCAGGGTGTTGATGTGGTGGTGAACAATACCCTGCTCGGGAATGTTCCCGACGATAATTTTTTTGCATTGTTATTACGTTCATGGTTGGGGCGTGTGCCCTTATCATCTGGTTATCGTGATGATCTGTTGCTGATGGGCGATATCGATCCCAATTTGCGTCATCGCTATTTACACCTTGAGCCGCGTTTAAGCCGTATTGCCGTGGTGGAAAACTGGTTGAAAGAAAAATCAACTGACCCGGCTGACGAGCCGGAAGTCACCGTGGCAGCCGCACCTGCGCTGGCGCCAACGCTCAAACCGAAGATTGAGGATAAACCGCGCGTAGAAAAACCTGCACCGATTCCGGTACCCGCACCAATTATTGTCGCCAGCACACCACCGGCCACACAACAACCGGTAAAGCCTGAACCAGTTAAAAAAGCGGTGGCGACAATCGTTGCGCCGGAAAAAGAAAATGCGGAAGAAGAGCGCGCAACGATTACCTCGCAGACTTTGCTGGCGCGCCAGTTTTATATTTCCGAAGTGCTGGGCACCATCTATGCCCGTGTCAGTTACCCACGGCGCGCGCAGCAACTGCAACAGGCGGGCAGCGTGAAATTTAATCTTGTTATTGATGATCAGGGCAACATTAAATCACTAAAGCCCATCGAAACGTCTGATTATGTTTTGCTGAATAAAGCGGCGGAAGAAGCAGTCAAGGATGCAGCCCCTTTCCCTCCCTTACCTGAGGTGCTCGCCAGTAGCGAATTGGAATTGTTTGTGCCGATAAAATTTTCCCTCGGAAATCCTTCCTGA
- the acnA gene encoding aconitate hydratase AcnA, translating to MTSSFQATDTLHVDDQSYRIYPFSKVQQHYPVDKLPFSLKILLENLLRHANSNFVTDDDIKALANWDPTAEPSQEIAFVPARVILQDFTGVPAIVDLAAMRDAVTELGGDAQQINPLSPVELVIDHSVMVDFFGSEDSFAKNTAVEIERNRERYQFLRWGQKAFSNFKVVPPGTGIVHQVNLEYLARCVFANEKDGMTEAYPDTLVGTDSHTTMINGLGVLGWGVGGIEAEAAMLGQPISMLIPQVVGFKLTGQLPEGATATDLVLTVTQMLRKLGVVGKFVEFFGPGLKHLSLADRATIGNMAPEYGATCGIFPVDQQTLDYLRFTGRSDNQLRLTEAYMKAMGLWHDDNSPEAHYSDVLTLDLATVVPSLAGPKRPQDRIPLTDSKTGFNKTLDEFQAQRNKLIQTTTLDKFADEGGATAVGNQSAEKPGDVPVSYRGENFSLKHGAVVIAAITSCTNTSNPAVLMAAGLVARKAHALGLRSKPWVKTSLAPGSKVVTDYLQKAGLLEDLEALGFYLVGYGCTTCIGNSGPLPDEISSAIRGGDLMVASVLSGNRNFEGRIHAEIRTNYLASPPLVVAYALAGTMDIDLYQEPLGTGSDGKPVFLKDIWPSNAEIQSCIADNLDPSMFASKYADVYSGDENWNALPITESELYAWPDSNYVRKPPFFEGISATVDAVKPIEKARCLVMVGDSITTDHISPAGAIMPDSPAGVYLQQQGVQPDDFNSYGSRRGNHEIMMRGTFANVRLKNQIAPGTEGSWTTYLPNQDVMSIYDASELYRQNKTPLIVLAGKEYGSGSSRDWAAKGPALLGVKAVIAQSYERIHRSNLVGMGILPLQFKNGDSAASLGLTGAEFFDIPVVSPETRELVVTARKEDGEPIQFIAHVRIDTPNEFAYFQNGGILHYVLRNLAR from the coding sequence ATGACTTCATCTTTTCAAGCAACCGACACGCTCCACGTTGACGACCAATCCTATCGCATCTATCCCTTTAGCAAGGTGCAGCAGCATTATCCGGTGGACAAGCTGCCTTTTTCGCTCAAGATTTTGCTGGAGAATTTATTGCGCCACGCCAACAGCAATTTTGTGACCGATGACGATATCAAAGCCTTGGCCAATTGGGACCCGACAGCGGAACCTTCGCAGGAAATCGCCTTTGTCCCGGCGCGGGTTATCTTGCAGGATTTTACCGGCGTGCCCGCCATCGTCGACCTCGCCGCGATGCGCGATGCGGTGACTGAACTGGGTGGTGATGCGCAACAGATTAATCCCTTGTCGCCGGTTGAGCTGGTGATCGATCACTCGGTGATGGTGGATTTTTTTGGTTCTGAAGATTCTTTTGCGAAGAATACGGCCGTCGAGATCGAGCGCAACCGCGAGCGCTATCAATTTCTGCGCTGGGGTCAGAAAGCCTTTTCCAACTTTAAGGTGGTACCGCCGGGCACAGGTATCGTGCACCAGGTGAATCTGGAATACCTGGCACGTTGCGTCTTTGCCAATGAGAAAGATGGTATGACCGAAGCTTATCCGGACACCCTGGTGGGCACCGACTCCCATACCACCATGATCAACGGGCTGGGCGTGTTGGGCTGGGGGGTCGGCGGTATTGAGGCAGAAGCTGCGATGCTCGGCCAACCCATCTCCATGCTGATTCCCCAGGTGGTCGGTTTTAAACTGACCGGACAACTTCCTGAAGGTGCCACCGCCACCGACCTGGTGCTGACCGTGACCCAGATGCTGCGCAAACTGGGGGTCGTGGGCAAATTTGTAGAATTCTTTGGCCCCGGCCTGAAACATCTGTCGCTCGCCGACCGTGCCACCATCGGCAACATGGCGCCGGAATACGGCGCGACCTGCGGTATCTTCCCGGTCGACCAGCAAACCCTGGATTACCTGCGCTTTACCGGCCGCAGCGACAACCAATTGCGGCTTACCGAAGCCTATATGAAAGCGATGGGCCTCTGGCACGACGACAATAGCCCGGAAGCCCATTACAGCGATGTACTGACCCTCGATCTCGCCACCGTTGTGCCTTCACTCGCCGGACCCAAGCGCCCCCAGGACCGCATCCCGCTGACCGATAGCAAGACAGGTTTCAATAAAACGCTGGATGAATTTCAGGCCCAACGCAACAAACTGATCCAGACCACCACACTGGATAAATTTGCCGATGAAGGCGGCGCAACGGCCGTGGGCAATCAGTCCGCTGAAAAGCCGGGCGATGTGCCGGTCAGTTATCGCGGTGAAAATTTCAGTTTGAAGCACGGCGCAGTCGTGATTGCCGCTATCACCAGTTGTACCAATACCTCTAACCCGGCGGTGCTGATGGCAGCCGGTCTGGTGGCACGCAAGGCCCATGCACTGGGTTTGCGCAGCAAGCCCTGGGTGAAAACCAGCCTGGCGCCCGGCTCCAAGGTCGTTACCGATTATTTGCAAAAGGCCGGTTTACTGGAAGATCTGGAGGCGCTGGGGTTCTATCTTGTTGGTTACGGCTGCACTACCTGTATCGGTAACTCTGGCCCATTGCCAGACGAAATCTCCTCGGCGATCCGCGGCGGCGATTTGATGGTGGCTTCGGTATTGTCCGGCAACCGCAATTTTGAGGGGCGGATTCACGCCGAAATCCGCACCAATTATCTGGCTTCACCACCGCTGGTCGTCGCTTACGCTTTGGCGGGCACTATGGATATCGATCTGTACCAGGAACCTCTGGGTACCGGCAGCGACGGCAAGCCCGTGTTCCTGAAAGATATCTGGCCGAGCAACGCCGAGATTCAATCCTGCATTGCCGACAACCTCGATCCCTCCATGTTCGCCAGTAAATATGCCGACGTATACAGCGGCGATGAAAACTGGAATGCCCTGCCGATTACCGAGAGCGAGCTGTATGCCTGGCCCGACTCCAACTATGTGCGCAAACCGCCGTTTTTTGAGGGTATCAGCGCCACGGTTGATGCGGTGAAACCCATCGAAAAAGCGCGCTGCCTGGTGATGGTGGGCGACAGCATTACCACCGACCATATTTCGCCCGCCGGCGCCATCATGCCCGACAGCCCGGCCGGTGTGTATTTGCAGCAACAGGGCGTACAACCGGACGACTTTAACTCTTACGGTTCGCGCCGCGGCAATCACGAAATCATGATGCGCGGCACCTTCGCCAATGTGCGCCTGAAAAACCAGATAGCACCCGGCACCGAAGGCAGTTGGACAACCTACTTGCCTAACCAGGACGTGATGAGCATCTATGACGCTTCGGAGTTGTACCGCCAGAATAAAACGCCACTCATCGTGTTAGCTGGCAAAGAATACGGCTCGGGTTCATCGCGCGACTGGGCCGCTAAGGGGCCTGCGCTGCTGGGTGTGAAAGCGGTGATAGCGCAAAGCTACGAACGCATCCACCGTTCGAATCTGGTGGGGATGGGTATATTGCCGCTGCAATTTAAAAACGGTGATTCAGCTGCATCGCTGGGGCTGACCGGCGCGGAATTTTTTGATATTCCGGTAGTGAGTCCGGAGACCCGCGAATTGGTTGTGACGGCCCGTAAAGAAGATGGTGAGCCAATTCAATTTATTGCTCATGTGCGGATAGATACGCCGAATGAATTTGCGTATTTCCAGAACGGCGGCATATTGCATTATGTGTTGCGTAATTTGGCGCGGTGA